Proteins encoded within one genomic window of Rubripirellula tenax:
- a CDS encoding PEP-CTERM sorting domain-containing protein yields the protein MRSLSLLIVVVFQIPVSAVVIDSFRVGSQVVSTGSNVAGSSSIGGLDPNEVLFGKRTLTLRAERDSGPLFSMVDTSGTGSLRYMPSLSFQLPPNDRGRIELTHLPGNGVETFDISQYANSNYVIDFEHAGFGGTPSFGVGPPIFGVGPVDALLRVSSTTGSDSVAFSIFESFAPFQVLVPMSGLSNADLSNAYNLTLDIEGIPSQGTLKISQISFATAVPEPSSFLFLAAAGLAVGLIKFRERIKGQERIKER from the coding sequence ATGCGTAGCCTGAGTCTGTTAATTGTCGTGGTTTTTCAGATCCCCGTTTCTGCGGTCGTCATCGATAGCTTCCGCGTCGGAAGCCAAGTCGTGTCCACAGGATCAAACGTCGCCGGTTCATCATCTATCGGCGGACTTGATCCAAACGAAGTCCTATTTGGAAAACGTACGTTAACATTGCGAGCTGAGAGGGATTCTGGCCCCCTTTTTTCGATGGTTGACACGTCTGGCACGGGATCGTTGCGGTACATGCCTTCGTTGAGCTTCCAACTCCCTCCAAACGATCGCGGTCGAATAGAATTGACTCACCTTCCTGGAAATGGCGTCGAAACCTTCGACATCTCCCAGTACGCCAACAGCAATTACGTAATCGATTTTGAGCACGCGGGATTTGGCGGTACGCCTAGTTTTGGCGTTGGTCCGCCTATTTTTGGCGTTGGGCCTGTGGATGCGTTACTCAGAGTTTCATCAACGACGGGCTCGGATTCAGTCGCGTTTTCTATATTCGAATCGTTCGCGCCTTTTCAAGTATTGGTTCCGATGTCCGGACTGAGCAACGCCGATTTGTCGAACGCGTACAACCTGACTCTCGATATAGAGGGCATTCCATCGCAAGGTACTCTTAAAATTAGCCAGATCAGCTTCGCTACCGCAGTCCCAGAGCCATCGAGCTTTCTCTTCCTTGCCGCCGCAGGGTTGGCGGTTGGGCTGATCAAGTTTCGGGAGAGGATAAAGGGTCAGGAGAGGATAAAAGAGAGATAA